A genomic segment from Desulfuromonas sp. encodes:
- a CDS encoding 30S ribosomal protein S17 produces MKERGKRKSRIGVVTSDKMDKTVVVKVEQMVKHPVYKKYIKRNVKFKAHDSENACATGDKVLIIETRPLSKDKHWQVSEILEKHVAV; encoded by the coding sequence ATGAAAGAACGTGGAAAACGTAAAAGTCGTATCGGGGTGGTCACAAGTGACAAAATGGACAAGACCGTTGTTGTCAAGGTCGAGCAGATGGTCAAACATCCCGTTTACAAGAAATACATCAAGCGGAACGTCAAGTTCAAGGCGCATGACAGTGAAAACGCCTGTGCGACCGGAGACAAGGTCCTGATCATCGAGACCCGTCCCCTTTCGAAGGACAAGCACTGGCAGGTTTCTGAAATCCTTGAAAAACACGTTGCCGTTTAG
- a CDS encoding 30S ribosomal protein S3, which produces MGQKVHPIGFRLGIIRTWESRWYAEADYAKLLHEDIKLREYLKKRLFHAGISKIELERAANKTKIHIHAARPGIIIGKKGSEVEVLKKELAKLTDNEVFLNIQEVRKPEVDAQLVAENVALQLERRVAFRRAMKKSVSQSLKFGAKGIKITCSGRLGGAEMSRTEWYREGRVPLHTLRADIDYGFAEAKTTYGIIGVQVLIFKGEVLAQEPQQ; this is translated from the coding sequence TTGGGCCAGAAAGTTCATCCAATAGGTTTTCGTCTTGGTATTATTCGTACCTGGGAATCACGCTGGTACGCCGAGGCTGATTATGCCAAGCTGCTCCATGAAGATATCAAGCTCCGCGAATATCTGAAAAAGCGCCTGTTTCACGCGGGCATTTCGAAGATCGAGCTTGAGCGGGCTGCTAACAAAACAAAAATTCATATTCATGCTGCCCGCCCGGGAATCATCATTGGCAAGAAGGGCTCGGAGGTTGAAGTTCTGAAAAAAGAACTCGCCAAGCTGACCGATAATGAAGTCTTCCTGAATATCCAGGAAGTCCGTAAGCCGGAAGTTGATGCCCAGCTTGTTGCTGAAAATGTTGCCCTGCAGCTCGAGCGGCGGGTCGCATTCCGCAGGGCCATGAAAAAGTCGGTCAGTCAGTCTCTCAAGTTCGGCGCCAAGGGGATCAAGATCACCTGCTCGGGTCGACTGGGCGGCGCTGAAATGAGCCGCACCGAGTGGTATCGTGAAGGTCGTGTTCCTCTCCATACTCTGCGCGCCGATATCGACTACGGATTTGCCGAGGCGAAGACGACCTACGGAATTATCGGGGTTCAGGTTCTGATCTTCAAAGGTGAGGTCCTGGCCCAGGAACCACAGCAATAA
- a CDS encoding 50S ribosomal protein L2, giving the protein MGIKSYKPTSAGRRGMTSSTFEEITKSTPEKSLLAPLSKSGGRNNHGRITKRHTGGGHKRQYRIIDFKRDKKEVPAKIASVEYDPNRSAHIALLNYADGEKRYILAPVGVKVGDTVVASESADIVPGNAMSIKSIPLGTWIHNIELKVGKGGQLARSAGTYAMLAAKEGKYAQLRLPSGEVRLVHQNCCATIGQVGNTDHENIKIGKAGRNRWLGKRPQSRGVAMNPVDHPHGGGEGKSSGGRHPVTPWGVPTKGYKTRTNRRTDKFIVRRRKK; this is encoded by the coding sequence ATGGGGATCAAAAGCTACAAGCCGACCTCAGCCGGGCGCCGGGGGATGACCTCCTCAACTTTCGAGGAGATCACCAAGTCGACGCCTGAAAAATCGCTGTTGGCGCCTCTTTCCAAAAGTGGCGGCCGTAATAACCACGGACGGATTACCAAGCGTCACACAGGCGGTGGACACAAACGTCAATATCGGATTATCGATTTCAAGCGTGACAAAAAAGAGGTTCCGGCAAAGATTGCTTCGGTTGAATACGACCCCAACCGGTCAGCGCATATAGCACTGCTGAATTATGCTGATGGAGAAAAGCGCTATATTCTGGCGCCGGTCGGAGTCAAGGTCGGTGATACGGTTGTTGCCAGCGAGTCAGCTGATATCGTGCCGGGTAACGCCATGTCGATCAAGTCGATTCCGCTCGGTACCTGGATTCACAATATAGAGCTCAAGGTCGGCAAAGGCGGTCAGCTGGCACGCAGTGCCGGTACTTACGCCATGCTCGCTGCAAAGGAAGGGAAGTATGCTCAACTGCGGCTCCCTTCAGGCGAAGTTCGCCTGGTTCATCAGAACTGCTGCGCCACGATCGGCCAGGTTGGTAATACCGACCATGAAAATATCAAGATTGGCAAGGCCGGTCGTAACCGCTGGCTCGGCAAACGTCCGCAATCACGAGGCGTTGCGATGAACCCGGTTGACCATCCGCACGGCGGTGGTGAAGGTAAAAGCTCCGGTGGCCGCCATCCGGTGACACCGTGGGGTGTTCCGACCAAGGGATACAAGACCAGAACGAATCGCCGTACCGACAAGTTTATCGTTCGCCGGCGCAAGAAATAA
- a CDS encoding 50S ribosomal protein L16 gives MLMPKKVKHRKQFKGRMRGTNPGGTELNFGDFGLQATECGWLSARQIEAARRAMTRYIKRGGKIWIRAFPDKSLTRKAAETRMGKGKGSPESWVAVIRPGMMLYEMQGVPEEIAREALRLGAHKLSIKTKFVSREDDSHEG, from the coding sequence ATGTTAATGCCGAAGAAGGTAAAACATAGAAAACAGTTCAAGGGCCGGATGCGGGGAACCAATCCGGGCGGCACCGAACTGAACTTTGGGGATTTCGGTCTGCAGGCAACCGAGTGCGGATGGCTCTCGGCCCGCCAGATCGAGGCGGCACGTCGTGCCATGACCCGTTATATCAAGCGTGGTGGCAAGATCTGGATTCGTGCTTTTCCGGATAAGTCATTAACCCGCAAGGCTGCAGAAACCCGGATGGGTAAAGGCAAGGGCTCCCCGGAAAGCTGGGTTGCTGTGATTCGGCCCGGGATGATGCTTTACGAAATGCAGGGTGTTCCCGAGGAGATTGCCCGCGAAGCTCTGCGGCTCGGTGCCCACAAGCTGTCGATAAAAACAAAGTTTGTAAGCAGGGAGGATGATTCCCATGAAGGCTAG
- a CDS encoding 50S ribosomal protein L5 — MARLKDKYEKEMLPELLKELQLKNTMEAPRVEKVVLNMGLGEAITNIKVLESAAEELSMITGQKAIITRAKRSIAQFKLREDMPIGCSVTLRRDRAWEFLDRLINSALPRVRDFKGISPKAFDGRGNYTLGIREQIIFPEIDLDKIDKVKGLNVTIVTTAKTDEQGRALLTKMGMPFRK, encoded by the coding sequence ATGGCAAGGCTGAAAGATAAATATGAAAAAGAGATGCTTCCTGAACTTTTGAAGGAACTGCAGCTCAAGAATACGATGGAAGCTCCCCGTGTCGAGAAGGTTGTTTTGAATATGGGTCTCGGGGAAGCTATTACCAATATAAAGGTTCTTGAATCAGCAGCTGAAGAATTGAGCATGATCACCGGGCAGAAGGCGATCATCACCCGGGCCAAACGTTCGATTGCCCAGTTCAAGCTGCGTGAAGACATGCCGATCGGTTGTTCTGTGACCTTGCGTCGTGACCGTGCCTGGGAGTTTCTTGATCGTCTGATCAATTCTGCCCTGCCGCGCGTTCGCGACTTCAAGGGAATCTCACCGAAGGCGTTCGACGGTCGTGGCAACTATACCCTCGGTATCCGTGAGCAGATCATTTTCCCGGAGATCGATCTCGATAAGATTGACAAGGTCAAGGGTCTGAACGTCACGATTGTCACCACGGCGAAAACTGATGAACAGGGACGGGCATTGCTGACCAAAATGGGCATGCCTTTCCGTAAATAA
- a CDS encoding 50S ribosomal protein L23, producing MKPLHQIIKKPLITEKTNQLKEDNQVVAFEVAINANKVQIKQAVEKAFDVKVTNVNTNIVAGKVKRVGLKFGKRSNRKKAFVTLAEGSNIDFFGV from the coding sequence ATGAAACCGCTGCATCAGATTATCAAGAAGCCGTTGATTACGGAAAAGACAAACCAGCTGAAAGAGGATAACCAGGTTGTCGCATTCGAGGTTGCCATAAATGCCAACAAGGTTCAAATCAAGCAGGCTGTTGAAAAAGCTTTCGATGTAAAAGTGACGAACGTAAACACCAATATCGTCGCCGGCAAGGTGAAGCGCGTCGGGCTCAAGTTCGGTAAGCGCTCGAACCGCAAGAAGGCCTTTGTGACACTTGCCGAAGGAAGCAACATTGACTTTTTTGGTGTTTAA
- a CDS encoding 50S ribosomal protein L24, which translates to MAVVKLHVKKDDTVMILAGKDKGKSGKILRVLPDKKRVLVENLNVVKRHTRPTQANSEGGIIEKEASIDISNVQLICTSCNKPARTGQKVLDDGSKVRYCKKCNEIVDK; encoded by the coding sequence ATGGCTGTCGTAAAGCTTCACGTCAAAAAAGACGATACTGTAATGATTCTTGCCGGCAAGGACAAGGGCAAGTCGGGCAAGATCCTTCGGGTACTGCCTGACAAAAAGCGTGTACTGGTTGAAAACCTCAACGTTGTCAAGCGCCATACCCGTCCGACCCAGGCAAACAGCGAAGGTGGCATCATCGAGAAGGAAGCATCGATTGACATTTCAAATGTTCAGCTGATCTGTACCTCCTGTAACAAGCCGGCCCGGACCGGACAGAAGGTCCTCGATGATGGTAGCAAGGTTCGCTACTGCAAAAAATGCAACGAGATTGTCGATAAGTAA
- a CDS encoding 50S ribosomal protein L29 encodes MKASELRDLSVDDLEKKSAELNQDLFNLRFQLHTGHLDNPARISQVKKDIARVYTVIKEKNA; translated from the coding sequence ATGAAGGCTAGTGAACTCAGGGATCTCAGTGTAGACGATCTGGAAAAGAAGAGTGCCGAACTGAACCAGGATCTTTTCAACCTTCGTTTTCAGCTGCACACCGGCCACCTGGACAATCCAGCTCGGATTTCCCAGGTTAAGAAAGATATCGCACGGGTTTATACCGTGATTAAAGAGAAGAACGCTTAG
- a CDS encoding 30S ribosomal protein S19: MARSIKKGPYVEASLMRKVDATEPGSHKVIKTWSRRSTIFPEFVGLTFAVHNGKKFVPVFVTENMVGHKLGEFAPTRTYYGHGSDKKR, from the coding sequence GTGGCAAGATCAATTAAAAAAGGGCCTTACGTAGAAGCAAGTCTGATGCGCAAGGTAGATGCAACCGAACCCGGTTCCCATAAAGTTATCAAGACCTGGTCCCGGCGCTCCACAATTTTTCCGGAATTTGTCGGACTGACATTCGCCGTTCACAACGGCAAGAAATTCGTCCCGGTGTTTGTTACTGAGAACATGGTTGGACACAAACTCGGTGAATTTGCACCAACCCGGACCTATTACGGTCACGGTTCCGACAAGAAAAGGTAA
- a CDS encoding 50S ribosomal protein L22: MEAKATLKSARLSPQKTRLVIDMIRGKGVQDALNILKFSPKRSAAIVSKLVSSAVANAEQKGIDDIDRLYVKTISVDQGSVLRRFMPRAQGRATRIRKPTAHITVVLDEKS, from the coding sequence ATGGAAGCTAAAGCCACATTGAAAAGTGCGCGTCTGTCGCCGCAGAAAACCCGCCTGGTTATCGACATGATCCGGGGCAAAGGGGTGCAGGACGCTTTGAATATTCTGAAGTTTTCACCGAAGAGATCGGCGGCTATTGTCTCGAAACTGGTCAGCTCTGCTGTTGCCAATGCAGAGCAGAAGGGGATCGATGATATTGATCGCCTTTATGTGAAGACAATTTCTGTTGATCAGGGCTCTGTTCTGCGCCGTTTTATGCCGCGCGCCCAGGGTCGTGCAACCCGGATCCGCAAGCCGACCGCACATATTACGGTCGTTCTTGACGAGAAAAGCTAG
- a CDS encoding 50S ribosomal protein L14, with protein sequence MIQMQSMLDVADNSGARKLICIKVPGGSKRKYAHLGDQIICSVREAMPNSKVKKGDIVRAVIVRTKKEVARQDGSLIRFDNNSAVVINPAGEPIGTRIFGPVARELRARRYMKIVSLAPEVL encoded by the coding sequence ATGATTCAGATGCAGAGCATGCTTGATGTTGCAGATAACTCCGGTGCCCGGAAGTTAATCTGTATCAAGGTTCCCGGCGGGTCAAAGCGTAAGTACGCCCACCTTGGCGATCAGATAATCTGTTCGGTTCGCGAAGCGATGCCGAACTCCAAAGTCAAAAAGGGTGACATCGTTCGTGCCGTCATCGTCCGGACCAAGAAGGAAGTTGCGCGGCAGGATGGGAGTCTGATCCGTTTCGATAACAATTCCGCCGTCGTCATCAACCCGGCCGGCGAACCGATCGGCACCCGTATCTTCGGGCCGGTCGCCAGAGAGCTGCGAGCCCGTCGTTACATGAAAATTGTTTCGCTTGCTCCGGAAGTTCTGTAA